A region from the Pontixanthobacter aestiaquae genome encodes:
- a CDS encoding Fur family transcriptional regulator, whose protein sequence is MATHAHTHHEHSGESLIDAARESLVASGEQWTSMRSDVFEELARHDRPASAYDIADNLSAKRGKRVAPNSVYRILDLFVSNNLALRVESSNAYLANSHPGCTHDCIFLVCDECGEATHIDNDDISSKVRGVAKSANFSTRRPIIEIRGICASCS, encoded by the coding sequence ATGGCAACGCACGCACATACCCATCACGAGCATTCTGGCGAGAGCCTGATTGATGCTGCCCGCGAATCGCTAGTCGCTTCAGGCGAGCAATGGACGAGCATGCGGTCCGATGTTTTCGAAGAGTTGGCGCGGCACGACCGCCCTGCTTCTGCCTATGACATCGCCGACAACCTTTCCGCCAAGCGCGGCAAACGGGTTGCGCCCAACAGCGTGTACCGGATCCTCGACCTGTTTGTGAGCAACAATCTCGCGTTGCGGGTGGAAAGCTCCAATGCCTATCTGGCGAACAGCCACCCGGGATGCACACATGACTGTATTTTCTTGGTCTGCGACGAATGCGGCGAAGCGACGCATATCGACAATGACGATATCTCGAGCAAAGTGCGCGGCGTGGCAAAGAGTGCAAACTTTAGCACCCGGCGTCCGATTATCGAAATTCGGGGGATTTGCGCCAGCTGCAGCTGA
- the msrA gene encoding peptide-methionine (S)-S-oxide reductase MsrA, producing the protein MKRAFLPLAAAALALSGCGYPALAAENVVSAPAAKRFANEGVGLKTAIFAGGCFWGVEGVFSHVKGVKSAVSGYHGGNAATATYEQTNTGVTGHAEVVRVVYDPKVVRYDELLRIFFSVVADPTLYNRQGPDRGSQYRAALVPVNAEQRKVASAYLRQMEASGKWSSPIVTKVERYKTFYDAEDYHQDFMIRNPNHGYIRRWDKPKVAALKRLYPSHYRAKFVRN; encoded by the coding sequence GTGAAGCGCGCATTCCTCCCACTGGCGGCTGCCGCACTGGCACTCTCTGGCTGCGGCTATCCTGCATTAGCAGCGGAGAATGTCGTTTCCGCACCAGCAGCGAAGCGTTTCGCCAATGAAGGTGTTGGCCTGAAGACTGCAATCTTTGCAGGTGGGTGCTTTTGGGGTGTCGAAGGCGTGTTCAGTCATGTCAAAGGCGTGAAGAGCGCGGTGTCCGGTTATCATGGGGGCAATGCAGCGACCGCAACGTATGAACAGACTAACACCGGCGTCACCGGCCATGCCGAAGTCGTACGTGTTGTCTACGATCCGAAAGTGGTTCGCTATGACGAATTGCTCCGGATTTTCTTCTCTGTGGTGGCCGATCCAACGCTTTATAATCGGCAAGGCCCGGATCGCGGCAGCCAATACCGCGCGGCGCTGGTTCCTGTGAATGCGGAGCAGCGCAAAGTCGCCTCAGCCTATCTCCGGCAGATGGAAGCCTCCGGTAAATGGTCCAGTCCCATTGTGACCAAGGTCGAGCGGTATAAAACGTTCTACGACGCGGAAGATTATCATCAGGACTTCATGATCCGGAACCCTAATCACGGATATATCCGCCGGTGGGACAAGCCCAAAGTGGCGGCGCTGAAACGGCTTTATCCGTCGCATTACCGGGCAAAATTCGTTCGCAACTGA
- a CDS encoding FKBP-type peptidyl-prolyl cis-trans isomerase encodes MHTIYAVALSAAILCAVPTQAQNTETEAEEIVDPERGAAWHNAQQAALAERTYKDGWRWVEGGLLWRNVKGNRTGARATVRDTVTLHYAGTFVDGTTFDSSYDRGQPATFPLRRLIKAWQLAVPQMTVGDTIEIAAPASIAYGARGGNGIPGGATLLFTIELLAIQ; translated from the coding sequence ATGCACACGATATACGCCGTAGCGTTGAGCGCTGCGATACTCTGCGCTGTGCCAACACAGGCGCAGAATACCGAGACCGAGGCGGAAGAAATTGTCGATCCGGAACGCGGTGCTGCTTGGCATAATGCGCAGCAGGCTGCATTGGCCGAGCGTACCTACAAGGATGGCTGGCGCTGGGTCGAGGGCGGCCTGTTATGGCGCAACGTCAAAGGCAACCGGACCGGCGCACGTGCAACGGTGAGGGACACGGTCACGCTGCATTATGCGGGCACTTTCGTCGACGGGACGACGTTCGACAGTTCCTATGATCGGGGCCAGCCCGCCACATTCCCGCTGAGACGCCTCATTAAGGCCTGGCAGTTGGCCGTTCCACAAATGACTGTCGGCGATACAATCGAAATCGCAGCGCCTGCCTCGATTGCCTATGGCGCACGCGGCGGTAACGGAATCCCCGGCGGCGCGACACTGCTTTTTACAATCGAATTGCTGGCGATACAGTAG
- a CDS encoding crotonase/enoyl-CoA hydratase family protein, producing MSLLTVSKTDHVTTLTLNRPEAMNALGADGDGRDFVAACDAINADPDVRCVIVTGAGKAFSAGGDVKAMRERTGNFGGNPVDIADGYRTNIHLILRALYGLKVPLIAAVNGAAIGLGCDLACLADMRIASDRAKFGVTFLKLGIIPGDGGTWILPRVIGEARAAELFYTGDVIDAAKACEWGLVSRVVQGDTLIAEAEALAAKIAKMPPHALRQTKNLLRQGRSITYDTALELAANTQALMHHTEDHMEGIDALLEKREADFKGK from the coding sequence ATGTCTCTTCTGACTGTCTCAAAAACCGACCACGTTACAACGCTCACGCTCAATCGACCCGAGGCAATGAACGCCCTTGGTGCTGACGGAGACGGACGCGACTTCGTTGCCGCCTGCGATGCTATCAATGCCGATCCGGATGTGCGCTGTGTTATTGTCACGGGTGCGGGGAAGGCATTTTCCGCTGGCGGTGATGTGAAAGCGATGCGTGAGCGGACCGGCAATTTCGGCGGGAATCCGGTCGACATCGCCGATGGCTATCGCACCAATATCCATCTGATCCTGCGCGCGCTCTATGGTTTGAAAGTCCCATTGATTGCTGCCGTCAATGGCGCGGCCATAGGACTTGGCTGCGATTTGGCGTGTCTCGCAGATATGCGGATTGCATCGGACCGGGCCAAGTTCGGCGTCACGTTCCTCAAGCTCGGCATTATTCCCGGAGACGGCGGCACATGGATTTTGCCGCGTGTTATTGGTGAAGCACGCGCGGCGGAGCTGTTCTATACCGGCGATGTGATCGATGCGGCCAAGGCCTGCGAGTGGGGATTGGTGAGCCGCGTGGTTCAGGGCGATACTCTGATAGCGGAAGCTGAAGCGCTTGCAGCGAAAATCGCCAAGATGCCGCCACACGCGTTGCGTCAGACCAAGAACCTGCTGCGACAAGGGCGTTCGATTACATATGACACCGCGCTGGAGCTTGCCGCCAATACGCAGGCGCTAATGCATCATACCGAGGATCATATGGAGGGTATCGACGCATTGCTCGAAAAGCGCGAGGCCGATTTCAAGGGGAAATAG
- a CDS encoding alpha/beta hydrolase: MRWLIGAVSVAVIAYLAVAALLYFQQGRMIYPAPQDVVPLPAGFEEVALETADGLTLRSFYKPADEGRPTAVYFHGNGGTLLGSAAATSRLGQKGYGLLLVEYRGYGGNAGEPSEAGFYQDGRAALAFLEARGVQQDQTILIGNSIGGGTATQMATEIQPKALILVAPFTSVPDVASAALPWVPVHLLVRDQFDNTAKMAKIDAPVLVQHGSADTMIPSVHGETLADMAPNGLFQSFDGAGHDLIFDPAPQSAQYVWLTEIDADLSLPQSARE; encoded by the coding sequence ATGCGCTGGTTGATTGGTGCGGTTTCGGTTGCGGTCATTGCCTATTTGGCGGTGGCGGCGCTGCTATATTTCCAGCAAGGCCGGATGATCTATCCCGCGCCCCAAGATGTGGTTCCGCTGCCTGCGGGGTTTGAAGAAGTCGCTCTGGAAACGGCTGATGGTTTGACGCTCAGGTCATTTTACAAACCTGCCGACGAAGGCCGGCCGACGGCAGTCTATTTTCACGGGAATGGTGGGACTTTGCTGGGTAGCGCCGCAGCAACATCGCGTCTTGGCCAGAAAGGATATGGCTTGCTGCTGGTCGAGTACCGTGGTTATGGCGGCAATGCGGGCGAGCCTTCAGAAGCAGGCTTTTATCAAGATGGCCGTGCAGCTCTAGCGTTCCTGGAGGCGCGTGGCGTTCAACAAGATCAAACCATCCTGATCGGCAATTCGATTGGTGGCGGGACCGCCACGCAGATGGCGACCGAGATACAGCCTAAAGCACTTATTCTAGTCGCGCCTTTCACCAGCGTGCCGGATGTGGCGAGTGCGGCTTTGCCGTGGGTTCCCGTGCATTTGCTGGTCCGCGACCAGTTCGACAACACAGCGAAGATGGCAAAGATAGACGCGCCCGTACTGGTCCAGCACGGCTCGGCGGATACGATGATCCCCTCTGTTCATGGCGAGACTCTGGCGGATATGGCACCCAATGGTTTGTTCCAGTCATTCGATGGTGCAGGACATGATTTGATCTTCGATCCCGCACCGCAATCGGCACAATATGTGTGGCTAACCGAAATCGATGCCGACCTATCCCTGCCACAATCTGCGAGAGAATAG
- a CDS encoding winged helix-turn-helix transcriptional regulator, giving the protein MKRYEASRSPCPIGRASRVVGDRWVLLILRETFLGVSQFEDLKNRLPISRAALSSRLALMIDAGLLFRDPPDAKRAAYILTESGKALSPVLAAIGTWSAQHLFDPDDPPRNWRSPG; this is encoded by the coding sequence ATGAAGCGTTACGAAGCCTCCCGTTCTCCGTGCCCGATTGGTCGCGCCTCCCGCGTCGTGGGCGATCGCTGGGTTTTGCTAATCTTGCGTGAGACTTTTTTGGGTGTATCGCAGTTCGAAGACTTGAAAAACCGTTTGCCGATCAGCCGTGCAGCATTGTCTTCCCGGTTGGCGTTGATGATAGACGCTGGCCTGTTGTTTCGCGATCCGCCTGACGCCAAGCGGGCTGCCTATATTCTCACTGAATCCGGTAAGGCTCTGAGCCCGGTTCTGGCTGCCATCGGTACATGGAGTGCACAGCATCTGTTCGATCCAGATGACCCGCCGCGCAATTGGAGGTCTCCTGGATAG
- the dxs gene encoding 1-deoxy-D-xylulose-5-phosphate synthase, with translation MTSRPDTPLLDTVDTPTDLRKLKPEQLRQLSDELRNEMISAVGSTGGHLGSGLGVVELTVAIHYVFNTPEDRLIWDVGHQCYPHKILTGRRDRIRTLRQGGGLSGFTKRSESEFDPFGAAHSSTSISAGLGFAVANKLNDKPGRGIAVIGDGAMSAGMAYEAMNNAEQAGNRLVVILNDNDMSIAPPVGGLSGYLARLISSSEYLGLRSLASKMTAKLSRRVHKSLGTVESHTRGMVTGGTLFEELGFYYVGPIDGHNLEHLIPVLENVRDAEEGPILIHVRTVKGKGYAPAENSADKYHGVAKFDVVSGKQDKGPGGGPPNYQNVFGETLAKLAETDPKICAITAAMPSGTGVDKFAQAHPDRAFDVGIAEQHGVTFAAGLAAQGMRPFAAIYSTFLQRAYDQIVHDVAIQNLPVRFAIDRAGLVGADGATHAGSFDVTYLATLPNFVVMAAADEAELAHMTYTAAEYDDGPIAFRYPRGVGTGVPIPEELEKLEIGKGRVLREGNKVALLSLGTRLAESLKAADELEAKGLSTTVADLRFAKPLDTVLIERLMRTHEAVITIEEAAIGGLGAHVLTFASDNGLTDAGLKIRTMRLPDMFQDQDAPHKQYDQAGLNAPDIVETVLKALRHNSAGIEEARA, from the coding sequence ATGACTTCACGACCTGACACACCGCTACTCGATACCGTCGATACTCCCACAGACCTCAGAAAACTGAAACCGGAGCAGCTTCGGCAGCTTTCTGACGAGCTTCGCAATGAGATGATATCTGCGGTTGGCTCTACTGGCGGGCATTTAGGCTCGGGCCTCGGAGTGGTCGAGCTGACAGTGGCGATCCACTATGTCTTCAACACGCCCGAAGACCGGCTGATTTGGGATGTTGGCCACCAATGCTACCCGCACAAGATTCTGACCGGGCGGCGCGACCGCATCCGTACTTTGCGGCAAGGCGGTGGTCTTTCGGGTTTCACCAAGCGTAGCGAGAGCGAATTTGATCCGTTCGGGGCAGCGCATAGTTCGACATCGATTTCGGCCGGCTTGGGTTTCGCAGTTGCCAATAAGCTGAATGACAAGCCCGGGCGCGGCATTGCCGTCATCGGCGACGGCGCGATGAGCGCGGGCATGGCCTATGAAGCGATGAATAATGCCGAGCAGGCTGGCAATCGGCTCGTGGTCATCCTCAATGATAATGACATGTCGATTGCGCCTCCCGTTGGCGGTCTGTCCGGCTATCTTGCGCGGCTGATCTCCTCCAGCGAATATCTCGGTCTGCGTAGTCTGGCATCGAAAATGACCGCAAAGCTTAGCCGCCGGGTTCACAAATCGCTGGGTACAGTCGAAAGCCACACCCGCGGGATGGTGACTGGCGGAACACTGTTTGAAGAGCTTGGCTTCTACTATGTCGGCCCGATTGACGGGCACAATCTCGAGCATTTGATTCCGGTTCTGGAAAATGTCCGTGATGCCGAAGAGGGCCCAATCCTGATCCATGTCCGCACAGTGAAGGGCAAAGGCTACGCTCCCGCCGAGAATAGCGCGGACAAATATCACGGCGTCGCCAAATTCGATGTGGTCAGCGGGAAACAGGACAAGGGCCCAGGCGGCGGACCACCAAACTATCAGAATGTATTCGGCGAGACGCTGGCGAAACTGGCAGAAACCGACCCGAAAATTTGTGCAATTACCGCCGCGATGCCTTCCGGAACTGGAGTCGATAAATTTGCGCAGGCGCATCCGGACAGGGCATTCGACGTCGGCATTGCCGAACAACACGGCGTCACCTTCGCCGCCGGTCTGGCAGCGCAGGGTATGCGGCCATTCGCGGCGATCTATTCGACTTTCCTCCAGCGCGCTTACGACCAGATTGTGCATGATGTCGCGATCCAGAATCTGCCGGTGCGCTTCGCAATCGACCGCGCAGGCTTGGTCGGTGCCGATGGCGCAACCCATGCCGGTTCCTTCGATGTGACCTATCTCGCCACGCTTCCCAATTTCGTGGTGATGGCCGCGGCTGACGAAGCCGAGCTCGCGCACATGACTTATACCGCAGCGGAGTATGATGATGGCCCGATAGCCTTCCGCTATCCGCGCGGTGTTGGCACCGGCGTCCCGATTCCGGAGGAGCTCGAGAAGCTGGAAATCGGCAAAGGCCGCGTCCTTCGTGAAGGCAACAAGGTTGCGCTCTTATCTTTGGGCACGCGTCTTGCTGAAAGCCTGAAGGCGGCCGATGAGCTGGAGGCCAAGGGACTTTCCACTACCGTTGCCGACCTGCGCTTTGCCAAGCCGCTCGATACCGTTCTGATCGAACGATTGATGCGTACGCATGAAGCGGTGATCACGATCGAGGAAGCCGCGATTGGCGGCCTGGGCGCGCACGTTCTGACTTTTGCCAGCGACAATGGTTTGACCGACGCGGGCCTGAAAATCCGTACGATGCGTCTGCCCGACATGTTCCAGGATCAGGACGCGCCGCACAAGCAATATGACCAAGCTGGGCTGAATGCGCCGGACATTGTCGAAACCGTCCTCAAGGCGTTGCGCCACAACAGCGCCGGGATCGAAGAAGCGCGGGCGTAG
- a CDS encoding PaaI family thioesterase, which yields MAASRFDSPEASIAYMKEVAVKRSGFSNWLDVEPIKVWEGESELLLALRPDMTQHHGFAHGAIVGLMADNACAWAAASAVGDVVTGSYTISFLAPAIGTRLRSKGTVIKAGKRQVVVRAEVWAEDDGGASKLVACAQGTIVPKGQIEQKR from the coding sequence ATGGCTGCCTCGCGTTTTGATTCTCCCGAAGCCTCCATCGCCTATATGAAAGAGGTTGCGGTTAAGCGCTCCGGCTTCTCCAACTGGCTTGATGTCGAGCCCATTAAAGTGTGGGAAGGCGAATCCGAGCTGCTCCTGGCGCTTAGACCGGACATGACCCAGCATCACGGCTTCGCCCATGGTGCCATTGTCGGTTTGATGGCGGACAATGCCTGCGCATGGGCGGCGGCCAGCGCGGTTGGAGATGTAGTCACCGGATCGTACACGATCAGTTTTCTGGCACCCGCGATTGGAACAAGACTGCGCTCTAAAGGCACGGTGATAAAGGCGGGCAAGCGCCAGGTCGTCGTAAGGGCAGAGGTTTGGGCCGAGGATGATGGCGGTGCATCGAAACTCGTGGCCTGCGCACAAGGAACGATCGTACCGAAAGGGCAGATTGAGCAAAAGCGCTAG